The genome window AAAATTGACCTGGCTCCGATGGTTGGTGCAGACTTGGGCGTCATGGAACGCGATACCCAAAAGATGCGCGGCAACAAACCCTTTGTTTTTACCAATTTGAAGACCCAAGAAGGACTCCCAGCCGTGATTGACTTTGTTAAGTTGCACATGGGCTAGCTAACCACAAAACACCTAACCTTTCACGGGATGTATAAAACCTCTCTCCCACAAAGAGAGAGGCTTTAATTCTTACTGTCCTTCCAGCTCAAAACATTATTCCGTTTCTCTCTCCACCCCCCTCAATCCCCCCGATGCGGGGGGAGGAGTCAGGCAGAAATTTTATTGATGGAGAGGTGGGAACCGAAGCGAACGGAGATCTTATGTGAGGATGAGGAGTTGGGGGTTAGGTTATTTAGAGCGCTCTTGCTTTTGTGCTTTATCCTCGTCTAAAGCATTAGCACTTTTCTTGGCTGTTTCTGGATACACCGACCCAAATTGTTTGATGGCTTGTGCTGACTCTTCCGCAATATTCTGAAGTCGTTCACCAGGAGCGTCTTCCGTTTCGCGAGCTTCTTCATACCACTCATTGGTGGTTGTGGGTCTTACGGACTCGCCTTCCTTAGCTAAGGCTTTGTTATTGCCCAAAGCAGCAAGATTTGTTGTCAGCACTAAAAAACCGACGATCACCACAGCCAAAAAACGCTGAGTCTGAAGTCCCTGAAGCCAAGAATTGATGTGAACGAACGCACTAGAAATCAAATTTTTCATGCTAATACTCCATGAGTCGATTAAAGATGTTTTCACAGTTTAGGGATATGACTGGCTCACTCTAAATTCAGCTCATCCTAGGAAAACTGAACTTGCTTTTACCTACAATTCACGCTAAATGAGTTATAGGTTAGTGATAAAATCGGCTGAAAAAGATACCGATTTTCCGGCCAGTTAACCTTTGTAAACCTAAATCTAAGATTAACAGCCAAAAAATAATTCCTCCTCTAACAGAAGTGAGAGCTAATTTATCTGTAAATTATCTGGGATTGAGGGAATCAAAAGGCGATCGATGGTCTTGGATAATCCTGACAGGGTAAGCTTTCGCCGTGTTTTGATTTATCTCGATCAGGCCAGTTGGAGCGGTCTGGCAGCGGTGTAGAGACTCATCCTTATGGAATATTTTTGAGGGTTTTGAAATCTCCAACTTTGAGCAGATCCTTTTCCCAAGTCATCTTAATGGTCACTTCGCTTAACCTTATCAGCGTAAAGTTAAAATTGTGAATTGTTTCGCTGTTCGCCGGAGCGAACAGAATGTCTTTCACTCGTTCATTTCGATGAAACCCCCATTCTCCTAAGAGGCGCGTGTGTTTTCAGGTCTTTCCCAAGCCAGCTCTCGTCAAAGAAAAATTGTTAACGTAGTTCTCCGGCACGGTTGGGGTTATATGCGAGTACTTCTGTTGGGAGGGAAAGCACAAGAACCTTCACTGCCACCTCCTAAGGTGCTGTGCAATATTTTGGTGGAACTCGGCCCTGTCTACGTGAAGCTTGGACAACTGCTCAGTACGCGACCTGATTTGTTACCTCCGCCCTATATTGAAGCTTTAACATCCCTGCAAGCGGAAGTTCCGCCCGTGGATTGGCAGGCCGTAGAAGCCGTTATCCGCAAGCAACTGCAAAAACCCATAGAAGAAACCTTTGCCATCATTCATCGCCAGCCTGTTGCCGCTGGCTCAATTGCCCAAACCCATCGCGCCACGCTGATTGATCGACGAGAGGTGGCCTTAAAAATTCAACGACCGGGCATTGACCGAGTGGTCGAGCAGGATATTCGGTTGCTTCGCGGCTTGGCACGGTTAGTCAATCGTACTGAGGTGGGACGGTATTACAATCTGCTCTCTATCGTTGAGGAATTCGCTAGCGCACTGCGGGCGGAACTCAATTTTACGCAAGAAGCCAGTTCCACTGACCTACTGAGGCGCAATCTCTCCAAGAGTTATTGGTTCGATCCCCAACAGTTAGTGCTTCCAGAAATTTACTGGGACTTAACCAGTGAAAAGTTACTCGTCATGGAGTGGCTTTATGGAGTTCCCCTGTTAGCCGGTGATTTTAAGGGGACAAACTATGGTGGAGATGGCAAAGCTGAACGCCGAGCCATTGCCGATTTAATTGTCAGAGCTTATTTTCAACAATTTTATATTGATGGCATCTTTCATGCCGACCCTCACCCCGGAAATTTGTTTTATTTGGATTCAGGGCGTATTGCTTTGATTGATTTTGGCATGATGGGGCGTTTAGACCCTCGCACGCAACAAATTTTGATCGAGCTCATTTTAGCGATCGCCAACTTAGATGGCAAGCGGTGTAGCCAATTAACTTTAGAGTTGGCAGAGTCTACTCAACCCGTAAATCTTTCTCACTTGGAAAATGATTTTGATCGATTGCTGCGACGCTACTACAACCTAAACCTAGCGGCAATTAACTTTAGCCAATTGATCTACCAAGTCTTACAAATTGCCCAGAAACACAAAATTCGTGTTCCGAGCAACATGGGCTTGTATGCTAAAACTCTCGCCAATCTGGAAGGGGTAGCTCGTCAACTCAACCCCGATTTTAATTTGGTCGAGCAGGTTAAACCCCTGATGGCAGATTTATTCCGGCAACGATTAATCGGACATGCTCCCTTACAAGACTTGTTAAGGGCAGCCCTCGACATCAAAACCTTATCCCTCGAGGCTCCTCGCCAATTGGAGATGTTATTAGATCGGGTGACTTCGGAAACATTGCAATGGAACGTTGCCGTGCGCGGGTTAGAACCGTTTCGCCGCACCCTCGATGCTGTGGGTAATCGACTCACGTTCGGGATTGTGACCGCCGCTATCCTGATTGGTGCTGCTATGATTTTTGCCCAAGCTCCTAGTAATCCAATTTTTTATTGGGTTAGTGGGATTCTGTTTGTAGCCGCTAGCCTAATCGGCTTGTGGTTAATTATTAGTATGATTAGAAGCGGACGAGTGAAGTAATTAGAATTAAAGAAAGCATCAAATCGTTCCGGCACCTATTTAGATGGGAACCCCCAAACAGTTAGAGAAACAATGCATCGATGATAGCGCTGCTTATACCCCCTCATAGGGAGCCTTGAATTGAGCGTACATGTTATATATGTATTTCAGGCAGTTCAAACGGAAAGGGTTCAGCTCGGTGGCAGTCGTGGAACAAGCAGAGATGGCGGCGTTGATTCGGGAAACTCGACAGTTGCTGCGTCTTGCACAAACCGAGTTTGCCGCCAAGCTAGGGGTATCATTTCATAGTGTCAATTGTTGGAAAAACGGACGAACCCGGCCGATTTCCTTAACACTAAAGCAGATTGAAACACTGTTGCATCCGATGGGAGAACAGGGTGAAGATCTGTTGACAAAATACTTTAGCAATCAGGACTAACAGCGATGTCATCTGAAGGAGAAGGCATAGCTGCCAAAAGCATTTTTATTGAAGGTGGCGAAATCGGAACCCTGATGCGATCGCTCGATTGGTCGCAGACTCCCTTAGGTGATGTAGCTCATTGGCCCCAGAGCTTGCGGAGTGCCATTAGCATTTTGCTGCCTTCTAAAGCCCAGATTTGCCTCTTCTGGGGACCGGAATTAGTCACGGTTTATAACGATGCCTATCGCCCTGCCCTTGCTTCAAAGCATCCCTGGGCACTCGGTCGCCCTGCCCATGAAGTATGGAACGAAGTCTGGGATGTGATAGAACTCTTGCTGAAGGGAGTTGTGGCGACTGGAGAAGCCTTTTGGGCAAAAGATTATTTATTTTTCCTCAATCGGTATGGTTACATTGAGGAGACTTACTTTGATGTTTCCTATGACCCCGTGCGAGACGAGAGCGGGGAAGTGGGTGGAGTCTTTTGCATTGTTAGTGAAACAACAGGACGGGTACTGGGCGATCGCCGCTTACAAACCTTGAGCTTACTGGCAAGCAAAATGGCTCAAGTCAAGACCGTAGAAGCAGTCTGCTTGGCTGCCATGCAAGCCTTAGCTACCAATTCTCATGACATTCCGTTTGCCCTGCTGTATCGAGTCGATGCAGATGGCAGACAAGCATCCTTAGTTGGAACGGCTGGAATCGATCCAGAAACATTTGCAACTCCAGCCCAAGTGGACTTGACTCAAGAGCGTGAGGGATGGGGACTCAGACGAGTTTATGAGACCGGGGAAGCAGCCATTGTCGATGATTTAGCGGCTCGATTTGAAGCTTTACCGGGAGGAGCTTGGGATAAACCTCCCTCTGCGGCCTGGGTTGTGCCGTTGGCTCAGGCTGGACAAAA of Microcoleus sp. AS-A8 contains these proteins:
- a CDS encoding AarF/ABC1/UbiB kinase family protein → MFSGLSQASSRQRKIVNVVLRHGWGYMRVLLLGGKAQEPSLPPPKVLCNILVELGPVYVKLGQLLSTRPDLLPPPYIEALTSLQAEVPPVDWQAVEAVIRKQLQKPIEETFAIIHRQPVAAGSIAQTHRATLIDRREVALKIQRPGIDRVVEQDIRLLRGLARLVNRTEVGRYYNLLSIVEEFASALRAELNFTQEASSTDLLRRNLSKSYWFDPQQLVLPEIYWDLTSEKLLVMEWLYGVPLLAGDFKGTNYGGDGKAERRAIADLIVRAYFQQFYIDGIFHADPHPGNLFYLDSGRIALIDFGMMGRLDPRTQQILIELILAIANLDGKRCSQLTLELAESTQPVNLSHLENDFDRLLRRYYNLNLAAINFSQLIYQVLQIAQKHKIRVPSNMGLYAKTLANLEGVARQLNPDFNLVEQVKPLMADLFRQRLIGHAPLQDLLRAALDIKTLSLEAPRQLEMLLDRVTSETLQWNVAVRGLEPFRRTLDAVGNRLTFGIVTAAILIGAAMIFAQAPSNPIFYWVSGILFVAASLIGLWLIISMIRSGRVK
- a CDS encoding helix-turn-helix domain-containing protein, with protein sequence MAVVEQAEMAALIRETRQLLRLAQTEFAAKLGVSFHSVNCWKNGRTRPISLTLKQIETLLHPMGEQGEDLLTKYFSNQD